A genomic stretch from Aedes albopictus strain Foshan chromosome 2, AalbF5, whole genome shotgun sequence includes:
- the LOC109621317 gene encoding ubiquitin carboxyl-terminal hydrolase 36 — MSSTASRAATRPRKPRTVRGSVPKRQARKPFVVTIPPAILSVGRIVRQVIDQLILRTLSRVLFLVWSLFVGRDFINRTTVEMTAGSSTRNLSPSSCEPVFETVDTEDGNNSSSQSAPGKDQLPVPNPVLYPRKNVQLGWKATGHKWNVGAGFTNVGNTCYLNSTLQALFHVPAIANWLLSDKAHREHCDDNVNGQGCIICAMAKTLLASQNNQGSIKPYMVVSKLRSVCKHLTPGRQEDAHEFLRYLVEAMEKCYLARFKNSKELDQYSKETTPLNQILGGYLRSEVKCLNCKHVSTTFQHFEDLLLDIRKVSSIEEALQTYFALERLEEMQYKCEACKKKVAATKQFSLERAPSALCIQLKRFSMMGGKINKHVELKTRLDLTPYSSKTAVSNGKLTYKLASMVTHLGSTQHCGHYTAIGGTESGTYYVFDDSLVRPISIQNVTNTSAYIIFYEQDVQNGIKPSACSTATSSSYGNAYGSPTGKFGSSFEGGSSTSRPTSSPLRVYGSSSNSGNNPLIPSKLESRPNFIGPVLPQKMTQEKTKNFANGLSLYDEDEGEAVVTSSNSRVSPISSTTSSLSGSSPNKQPCPTGSSASKLVRNSPVSSNAKSKFGNTSFNGIANPGGSNNNGSFKPSSSPAASSPSTSYSLPSMPKLCNSPSASKNLSENGEPSSSSTFNNKGAGFSGGFSSKTTNGGGSNIPNGHHQHHNGNRKSVSLVPYDADDDEDGEDEENQKQTVGGSSQKRNGGWNQANEDDDDDSDGDVERIQSHGPVSNNNRQQRSSNPVEEEYSPKSPPVIKTKAGLWKVSDNRPQTSSSSSSSSNTSPATSGNSSPANYGHMNGNSGSGGPLASGYQPNNRQYNNGYNGYHGNGNGNRNGNGNDVVNQLHQFSHRGYGAPVRSWNGQQTNMDRELSNERREDRKRQYEDDCDTEMDRGRSKKVKTHFHHQQQQQRQQHQQNPFQMHQQMNGANGGGGNNNFNRKWNNNNNNQFAGKYYQNRGGNYYQNGNHPRNYNNGFRNGRHGRNGFYNKSHHHH, encoded by the exons ATGAGTTCCACCGCAAGCCGGGCAGCTACCCGCCCTCGAAAGCCCCGGACGGTTCGCGGAAGCGTCCCGAAACGGCAGGCACGGAAACCGTTTGTGGTGACCATTCCGCCGGCTATCCTGTCGGTGGGGCGGATTGTTAGGCAGGTGATCGATCAGCTGATATTACGGACCTTATCGAGGGTTCTGTTCCTCGTTTGGAGCCTATTCGTTGGGAGGGATTTTATTAATCGTACAACTGTTGAAATGACGGCGGGTAGCTCGACTAGGAACCTATCGCCGTCTTCATGCGAACCGGTATTCGAGACTGTTGATACAGAAG ATGGCAACAATTCGTCATCGCAATCGGCACCCGGCAAGGATCAGCTTCCTGTTCCGAATCCAGTGCTCTACCCGCGGAAAAACGTTCAACTCGGCTGGAAGGCCACCGGACACAAGTGGAACGTCGGTGCCGGCTTCACCAACGTCGGCAACACGTGCTATCTCAACTCGACgctgcaggctctgttccacgtGCCGGCCATCGCCAACTGGCTCCTGTCGGACAAGGCCCACCGCGAGCACTGCGACGATAACGTTAACG GTCAAGGATGCATAATCTGCGCCATGGCCAAGACGTTGCTCGCATCGCAGAACAATCAGGGCTCAATCAAACCGTACATGGTAGTTTCGAAACTTCGATCGGTTTGCAAACACTTGACTCCCGGACGACAGGAAGATGCCCACGAATTCCTGCGCTATCTGGTGGAAGCCATGGAAAAGTGCTACCTGGCGAGATTCAAAAACAGCAAAGAGCTGGACCAGTACAGCAAGGAAACTACACCATTAAATCAGATCTTGGGAGGTTATTTGCGGTCCGAGGTCAAGTGTTTAAACTGCAAGCACGTGTCCACAACGTTCCAGCACTTTGAAGATCTGCTGTTGGACATTCGGAAGGTGAGTTCCATCGAGGAGGCCCTTCAAACGTACTTTGCTCTGGAACGACTCGAGGAAATGCAGTACAAGTGTGAAGCTTGTAAGAAGAAGGTAGCCGCGACGAAGCAGTTTTCCCTTGAACGCGCACCTTCTGCACTGTGCATTCAGCTCAAACGATTTTCCATGATGGGAGGTAAAATTAACAAGCATGTAGAGTTGAAAACCCGGCTGGACCTGACTCCATACTCGTCGAAGACTGCTGTGTCAAATGGTAAACTGACTTACAAATTGGCTTCCATGGTCACTCACTTGGGAAGTACCCAGCACTGCGGACATTACACGGCGATAGGAGGAACCGAAAGTGGAACCTATTACGTATTCGATGACAGCTTAGTTAGACCGATTTCAATACAGAACGTCACCAACACTAGTGCGTATATAATTTTCTACGAACAGGACGTTCAGAATGGGATTAAGCCCAGCGCCTGCAGCACTGCCACGTCGTCTTCTTATGGCAACGCCTATGGGAGCCCTACCGGGAAGTTCGGGAGCAGTTTCGAAGGTGGATCCAGTACCAGTAGACCCACCTCGTCACCCCTCCGAGTTTATGGGTCTAGCAGCAACTCTGGCAACAACCCTCTTATCCCGAGTAAGTTGGAATCCCGACCGAACTTTATTGGCCCAGTGCTGCCTCAGAAGATGACGCAAGAAAAAACCAAAAACTTTGCAAACGGGCTGAGCCTCTACGATGAGGACGAAGGTGAAGCAGTCGTCACATCTAGCAATTCCCGGGTTTCGCCGATCTCATCGACCACGTCGTCACTTTCCGGTTCTTCACCCAACAAACAACCCTGCCCGACTGGTTCCAGTGCTAGCAAACTCGTCCGCAATTCCCCAGTGTCCTCAAATGCCAAGAGCAAATTCGGCAACACAAGCTTTAACGGAATCGCTAATCCGGGCGGCAGTAACAACAACGGTAGCTTTAAGCCTTCATCTTCTCCCGCTGCTTCTTCTCCTTCTACATCATATTCACTGCCATCAATGCCTAAACTTTGCAATAGTCCCTCAGCATCGAAGAACTTATCCGAAAATGGGGAACCATCATCATCTTCCACCTTCAACAACAAGGGTGCGGGATTCTCTGGTGGATTCTCGTCGAAGACTACCAACGGTGGCGGCAGCAACATCCCGAACGGTCACCACCAGCACCACAACGGCAACCGCAAATCGGTCAGTCTAGTGCCGTACGACGCGGACGATGACGAGGATGGCGAAGATGAGGAGAACCAGAAGCAGACGGTTGGTGGTAGCAGCCAGAAGCGCAACGGCGGCTGGAACCAGGCGAAtgaggacgacgacgatgataGTGATGGAGACGTGGAACG GATACAATCGCATGGTCCAGTAAGTAACAACAACAGGCAGCAGCGATCTTCGAATCCTGTCGAAGAGGAGTACTCACCCAAGTCACCGCCCGTCATAAAAACCAAAGCTGGCCTCTGGAAGGTAAGTGACAACCGTCCACAAAccagcagtagcagtagcagcagcagcaacacttCACCTGCCACTTCCGGTAATTCCTCCCCCGCCAACTATGGCCACATGAACGGCAATAGCGGAAGCGGTGGTCCACTGGCATCCGGCTACCAGCCAAACAATCGGCAGTATAATAACGGTTACAACGGTTACCACGGTAACGGTAACGGTAACCGCAACGGCAACGGAAACGACGTCGTAAACCAGCTCCACCAATTTTCGCACCGTGGTTACGGAGCACCGGTTCGTAGCTGGAACGGCCAGCAAACCAATATGGACCGCGAATTGTCGAATGAACGGCGGGAAGACAGGAAGCGGCAGTACGAAGACGATTGCGACACTGAAATGGATCGGGGTCGGTCGAAGAAGGTCAAAACGCACTtccatcatcagcagcagcaacagaggCAACAACACCAGCAGAACCCATTCCAGATGCATCAACAGATGAACGGCGCAAACGGAGGTGGCGGAAACAACAATTTCAACAGGAAGTGGAACAACAATAATAACAACCAGTTTGCTGGAAAGTACTACCAGAATCGAGGAGGAAACTACTACCAAAACGGAAATCATCCCCGGAACTACAACAACGGGTTCCGCAACGGGCGTCACGGGCGCAACGGTTTTTACAATAAGTCTCATCACCATCATTAG